A window from Moritella yayanosii encodes these proteins:
- the rpmA gene encoding 50S ribosomal protein L27, protein MAHKKAGGSTNNGRDSESKRLGVKRFGGESVLAGNILVRQRGTKFHAGTNVGCGRDHTLFAKASGKVQFEIKGPQNRKFISIVAE, encoded by the coding sequence ATGGCACATAAAAAAGCTGGTGGTAGTACCAACAACGGTCGTGATTCAGAAAGCAAACGCTTAGGTGTTAAACGCTTTGGTGGCGAATCAGTTCTTGCGGGTAACATTCTAGTTCGTCAACGTGGTACTAAATTCCACGCTGGTACAAACGTAGGTTGTGGTCGTGACCACACTCTATTCGCTAAAGCTAGCGGTAAAGTGCAGTTCGAAATTAAAGGACCACAAAACCGTAAGTTCATTAGCATTGTAGCTGAATAA
- a CDS encoding inverse autotransporter beta domain-containing protein, with product MNPRGLLSAVLLSSMALLLSLSPSIHAAEDKYYSENDGAISNKGYWGKQRGHLGGKEQRKPTLVVEVPGEPAFEPFEFSKPRYSKLSFGLQLHSNYDDYDRHGTSLANNPGLDYVVDNFFSEDLVWQANIDYKNEDILVSNGIGILPEDSLIGVGVNAFWDVEMNSGNHRLSIGSKYDDPNYIFNLSSNIYFPLSGKGEEDDLVNSIDIRAEGAITPTLQFHSSLEYFFGDDITVSHDYESTDNSHKLTAGLDYTPIPLLQLGVEATKVQDHDVGYGVYLYFNYDPWRPLNEQLELILDNGFSMHQMIPFSRSKVLARTAN from the coding sequence ATGAACCCTCGTGGTCTATTGTCTGCTGTATTATTGTCTTCTATGGCATTGTTACTGTCTTTATCCCCTTCGATTCATGCTGCTGAAGATAAGTATTATTCTGAGAATGATGGGGCTATCTCTAATAAAGGTTATTGGGGTAAGCAGCGTGGTCACCTTGGTGGTAAAGAGCAACGTAAACCAACGCTTGTAGTCGAAGTGCCTGGAGAACCTGCATTTGAACCTTTCGAATTTTCAAAACCACGTTATTCTAAGCTCAGTTTTGGTTTACAGCTGCACAGTAACTATGATGATTATGACCGACACGGTACTTCGTTAGCCAACAATCCTGGTTTGGATTATGTCGTCGATAACTTTTTTTCCGAAGATCTGGTTTGGCAAGCGAATATTGATTACAAAAATGAGGATATCTTAGTCTCTAACGGTATCGGTATTTTACCTGAAGACAGTCTAATTGGCGTTGGCGTGAATGCTTTTTGGGATGTTGAAATGAACTCGGGCAATCATCGTCTATCTATCGGTAGTAAATACGATGATCCAAATTATATCTTCAATCTATCATCGAATATTTATTTTCCACTATCAGGTAAAGGTGAAGAAGACGATCTGGTTAACAGCATCGATATTCGTGCGGAAGGGGCTATCACTCCGACCTTGCAATTCCATAGTTCTTTGGAATACTTCTTTGGTGATGACATTACAGTGAGTCATGATTACGAGTCAACGGATAATAGTCATAAATTAACTGCGGGGCTGGATTACACACCCATCCCATTATTGCAATTAGGTGTGGAAGCCACCAAAGTGCAAGATCATGATGTCGGCTACGGGGTTTATCTCTACTTTAATTATGATCCATGGCGACCATTAAATGAACAGCTTGAACTTATTTTAGATAATGGTTTTTCGATGCATCAAATGATCCCATTCTCGCGTTCTAAAGTGCTCGCGCGCACTGCAAACTAG
- a CDS encoding LysE family translocator: MMSIDHVTYVMTCILAAGTPGPGTLAVITMSIKSGFKRTLPLMVGIIIGLAIVALFSIYGLSIIMLNSTTVFHAIQAIGGGYIFYLGIMCILNFKTAKLQQSNVKEFGVYSGVIISIFNPKTILFFTSLMPTFIKVSDNTVSQSFYLTAILLCCTFLVHLLYARLGNLSAKVLNNHIDKLELATGIFFIAIATFILYSALTTTF, encoded by the coding sequence ATGATGAGCATTGATCATGTAACTTATGTTATGACGTGTATTTTAGCGGCTGGCACGCCAGGGCCAGGTACACTGGCAGTTATCACTATGTCCATTAAATCAGGATTTAAAAGAACCTTACCATTAATGGTGGGCATTATTATAGGCCTCGCTATAGTTGCCTTATTTTCCATATATGGTTTATCCATAATAATGCTGAACTCCACAACAGTCTTTCATGCGATACAAGCTATTGGTGGCGGGTATATCTTTTACTTAGGCATAATGTGTATTTTAAACTTTAAAACCGCAAAATTACAGCAAAGCAACGTTAAAGAATTTGGCGTCTATTCCGGTGTGATCATATCTATTTTCAATCCGAAAACGATTCTTTTTTTTACATCATTAATGCCAACTTTTATTAAAGTTTCTGACAATACGGTATCTCAAAGTTTTTACTTAACCGCCATATTACTTTGCTGTACGTTTCTGGTTCACTTACTCTATGCTCGATTAGGTAACTTATCAGCGAAAGTATTAAACAATCATATTGATAAGTTAGAGCTTGCTACCGGCATATTCTTTATTGCAATAGCCACTTTCATACTATACTCCGCTTTAACCACAACATTCTAA
- the brnQ gene encoding branched-chain amino acid transport system II carrier protein → MTTKLKTADVLAIGFMTFAFFLGAGNIIFPPLAGNLAGQSYMLAMLGFLATAVGLPLITIIAVAKAGGGLIAMTRFLPAMAATAIAVAIYVIIGPAFAAPRTSLVAYEMGIKPFLGDAANDTTLALYSVVFFIITAYFALSQGKLIDHIGKILTPALIILLAVLAIAVFIMPQGEIGLAREAYIDSPFTTGFLEGYNTMDTFASLMFGMLIINVLKSKGVTDKAGQFKYLVMAGSIAAVGLTFVYVSLFYLGATSQSLIAVGADVNGAMILAIYVQALFGLPGQYILAAVVTLACLTTAIGLASAVAEFFHELKPQWSYKMLVIINCIVCAIVANVGLSQLISISVPVLFAVYPLAIAIVALILLQERFPNPQFAFRFVMVVAFMFGVLDGMKVAGLAMSGFDFLPLFDQGLAWVLPTALAIIVSIVAMRPQANVSVATAK, encoded by the coding sequence ATGACTACTAAGTTAAAAACAGCTGATGTTTTAGCCATCGGTTTTATGACGTTTGCCTTCTTTTTAGGCGCAGGTAATATCATCTTTCCACCGTTAGCAGGTAACCTTGCTGGGCAATCATATATGCTGGCAATGTTAGGCTTCCTTGCTACCGCTGTCGGTTTACCCCTGATTACAATTATCGCGGTCGCAAAAGCCGGCGGTGGTTTAATTGCCATGACCCGTTTTTTACCTGCCATGGCGGCAACGGCGATTGCAGTGGCTATTTATGTCATTATAGGTCCTGCGTTTGCGGCACCAAGAACAAGTTTAGTTGCTTATGAGATGGGGATTAAGCCTTTCTTAGGTGACGCTGCTAACGATACGACACTGGCTTTGTATTCTGTTGTTTTCTTTATTATCACTGCCTATTTCGCTTTAAGCCAAGGTAAACTGATTGATCACATTGGTAAGATCTTAACGCCGGCATTAATTATATTATTAGCGGTATTAGCGATTGCGGTATTTATTATGCCACAAGGTGAAATTGGTTTAGCACGTGAAGCGTATATTGATAGCCCATTTACTACCGGCTTCCTCGAAGGTTATAACACCATGGATACGTTTGCGTCGTTAATGTTTGGTATGTTGATCATTAATGTACTTAAAAGCAAAGGCGTAACAGATAAAGCAGGTCAATTTAAATATCTAGTCATGGCGGGTTCTATCGCTGCTGTGGGTCTTACATTTGTTTATGTTTCACTATTCTACCTAGGTGCAACGAGCCAATCGCTGATTGCCGTGGGTGCTGATGTAAATGGTGCGATGATCTTAGCAATTTATGTGCAAGCCTTATTCGGGTTGCCTGGTCAATACATCTTAGCGGCGGTTGTAACATTAGCATGTTTAACCACGGCTATTGGCTTAGCAAGTGCAGTGGCAGAATTCTTCCATGAATTAAAACCACAATGGTCATACAAAATGCTGGTTATCATTAACTGCATCGTATGTGCTATTGTTGCTAACGTTGGTTTATCTCAATTAATCAGTATTTCTGTACCGGTATTATTTGCGGTATACCCACTGGCTATTGCGATTGTTGCGCTGATCTTATTGCAAGAACGTTTCCCTAATCCACAGTTTGCATTCCGTTTCGTTATGGTTGTTGCATTCATGTTTGGTGTCTTAGACGGCATGAAAGTGGCGGGTCTGGCAATGAGTGGTTTTGACTTCTTACCGCTATTTGATCAAGGTTTAGCTTGGGTATTACCGACTGCACTTGCTATCATAGTATCGATTGTTGCAATGCGCCCGCAAGCAAATGTGAGTGTCGCTACCGCAAAATAG
- the rplU gene encoding 50S ribosomal protein L21 codes for MYAVFLSGGKQHRVAEGQTLRLELLDVEAGSSIEFNEVLMVANGDNIEVGAPYLEGKKITAEVVSHGRADKVKILKFRRRKHSRKQMGHRQWFTEVKITKIA; via the coding sequence ATGTATGCTGTTTTCCTAAGCGGTGGCAAACAACACCGCGTTGCTGAAGGTCAAACTCTTCGTCTAGAACTTCTAGACGTTGAAGCTGGATCAAGCATCGAATTTAACGAAGTATTAATGGTTGCAAACGGCGATAATATCGAAGTTGGCGCACCTTACCTTGAAGGTAAAAAAATCACTGCTGAAGTGGTATCTCACGGACGTGCGGACAAGGTTAAAATCCTTAAATTCCGTCGTCGTAAGCACTCTCGTAAACAGATGGGTCACCGTCAATGGTTTACAGAAGTTAAGATCACTAAAATCGCTTAA
- the ispB gene encoding octaprenyl diphosphate synthase: MDIKAIQALSKQDMDAVNELILARLQSDVALVNQVGYYIVNGGGKRIRPLIATLSARALGYQGQQHIDVAAIIEFIHTSTLLHDDVVDESDMRRGRATANAAFGNAASVLVGDFLYSRSFQMMAKLKNSKIIDILSDATNVIAEGEVLQLMNCNDADTDEKRYMDVIYYKTAKLFEAATQLAAVISEQPPEIEQAMIDYGVHLGAAFQLIDDVMDYTADAQEMGKNVGDDLAEGKPTLPLIHTMAHGTEQEVLMVREAIEKMNGMDNLDAILAILERNGSLNYCVDKAQQEAELAVKAIAVLPESEYKQALISLAYIAANRSN; the protein is encoded by the coding sequence ATGGACATTAAAGCCATTCAAGCGTTATCGAAACAAGATATGGACGCTGTCAATGAACTCATTTTAGCTCGACTGCAATCCGATGTTGCCCTCGTTAATCAAGTGGGTTATTACATTGTAAATGGTGGCGGTAAACGCATTCGTCCACTAATAGCAACATTAAGTGCACGCGCACTGGGTTACCAGGGACAACAACACATAGATGTGGCTGCTATCATCGAATTTATTCACACCTCAACCTTATTACATGATGATGTGGTTGATGAATCTGACATGCGTCGTGGTCGCGCAACCGCGAATGCGGCGTTTGGCAATGCTGCAAGCGTATTAGTGGGTGACTTCCTATACTCACGTTCTTTCCAGATGATGGCAAAGCTCAAAAACAGTAAAATTATCGATATTCTATCTGATGCGACCAATGTGATTGCCGAAGGTGAAGTATTACAGCTAATGAATTGTAATGATGCAGACACTGACGAAAAACGTTATATGGATGTGATTTACTACAAAACAGCCAAGCTATTTGAAGCAGCAACACAACTGGCTGCAGTTATTTCTGAGCAACCACCAGAAATTGAACAAGCGATGATTGATTATGGCGTGCATTTAGGCGCCGCATTCCAGCTTATCGATGATGTAATGGACTATACTGCTGACGCACAAGAAATGGGTAAAAACGTTGGCGACGACCTTGCCGAAGGTAAACCAACCCTGCCGTTAATTCATACCATGGCTCACGGCACCGAACAAGAAGTATTAATGGTGCGTGAAGCTATCGAGAAAATGAATGGCATGGATAATCTTGATGCTATCTTAGCCATACTTGAACGTAACGGTTCACTGAACTATTGTGTTGATAAAGCCCAGCAAGAAGCCGAGTTAGCCGTTAAAGCAATTGCGGTACTACCTGAGTCAGAATATAAACAAGCGCTTATTTCACTGGCTTATATTGCAGCTAACCGCAGCAATTAA
- a CDS encoding helix-turn-helix domain-containing protein, producing MNNDTAGSEFSLLDCFGGIEYVKASFKDQHFSKHVHEGYAIGVIDRSLVEHLRMIFDYSDNHGSKLLLETLIFAFFTKLLLKSSNRNINLDDKVAGNKICLAREYLDEFFDTNISLDELAIIGNTNKYTLIRQFKDRWGMAPHQYQVQLRIHRAKGLLRTGIKPVDVAAICGFYDQSHLASHFKKALGTTPNSYRRFMYERPS from the coding sequence ATGAATAATGATACTGCAGGCTCTGAATTTTCTCTTTTAGACTGTTTTGGTGGCATTGAATACGTGAAAGCAAGCTTTAAGGATCAGCATTTTTCAAAACATGTCCATGAAGGATATGCAATCGGTGTGATTGATCGTAGCTTGGTTGAGCATTTACGGATGATTTTTGACTATTCGGATAATCACGGTTCTAAACTTTTATTAGAAACGCTGATATTTGCGTTTTTCACCAAACTGTTGCTTAAAAGCAGTAATCGAAACATAAATTTAGATGATAAGGTTGCAGGTAATAAAATTTGCTTGGCTCGGGAATATTTAGATGAGTTTTTTGATACTAATATTAGTCTCGATGAGTTAGCTATTATTGGAAATACTAACAAATATACCTTAATTCGGCAGTTTAAGGATCGGTGGGGGATGGCCCCACATCAATACCAAGTTCAATTGAGAATACATCGAGCAAAGGGGCTATTGCGTACGGGAATTAAACCTGTTGATGTAGCTGCTATATGCGGGTTCTATGATCAAAGCCACCTCGCATCACATTTCAAAAAGGCTTTAGGTACAACACCGAATAGTTATAGGCGCTTCATGTATGAACGACCGTCTTAA
- a CDS encoding adenylosuccinate synthase yields MGKNVVILGTQWGDEGKGKVVDLLTDRAKYVVRYQGGHNAGHTLVINGEKTVLHLIPSGILRSNVKCIIGNGVVLAPDALMAEVKMLEERGIPARERMLISEACPLILPYHVSLDAAREKALGKKAIGTTGRGIGPAYEDKVARRGLRVGDLFNMEQFAVKLKEVMEYHNFQLQHYYNEPEVSYEDVLAQMHEVAPILLDMVVDVTSLLDDARRRGDDIMFEGAQGTLLDIDHGTYPYVTSSNTTAGGVATGSGFGPCHIDYVLGITKAYTTRVGSGPFPTELNDEIGNHLGTKGHEFGATTGRERRCGWFDAVAIKRAVQLNSITGFCLTKLDVLDGLETLKICTGYMQQDGSILDVPPMAADGYELVEPVYEEMPGWSEVTYGATTLEQLPDAAIAYIKRIEEITGVPIHIISTGPDRNETIVLVNPYDV; encoded by the coding sequence ATGGGAAAGAATGTAGTTATTCTCGGCACTCAATGGGGTGACGAAGGTAAAGGTAAGGTAGTTGATCTACTAACTGACAGAGCTAAATATGTTGTGCGCTACCAAGGTGGTCACAATGCTGGTCACACATTAGTAATCAATGGTGAAAAAACAGTTCTTCACTTAATTCCATCTGGTATTTTACGTTCAAACGTAAAATGTATCATTGGTAATGGTGTCGTTCTAGCACCTGATGCATTAATGGCTGAAGTTAAAATGCTTGAAGAACGAGGTATCCCAGCTCGTGAGCGTATGCTTATCAGTGAAGCGTGTCCATTAATCCTGCCATACCATGTATCGCTAGATGCTGCCCGTGAAAAAGCACTGGGCAAAAAAGCAATCGGTACAACTGGTCGTGGTATCGGTCCCGCTTACGAAGATAAAGTAGCGCGTCGTGGTTTACGTGTTGGCGATCTATTCAACATGGAACAGTTTGCTGTTAAATTGAAAGAAGTAATGGAATACCATAACTTCCAACTACAGCATTACTATAATGAACCAGAAGTAAGCTACGAAGATGTGTTAGCTCAGATGCACGAAGTTGCCCCTATTCTACTAGACATGGTCGTAGACGTAACATCACTGCTTGATGATGCACGTCGCCGCGGTGATGACATCATGTTTGAAGGTGCTCAAGGTACGTTACTCGATATCGACCACGGTACTTACCCGTATGTAACATCATCAAACACAACTGCAGGTGGCGTCGCTACTGGTAGTGGTTTTGGTCCATGTCATATTGATTATGTTCTTGGTATTACTAAAGCTTACACTACACGTGTGGGTTCTGGTCCATTCCCAACGGAACTTAATGATGAAATTGGTAATCACCTAGGCACTAAAGGCCATGAATTTGGTGCAACTACTGGACGTGAACGTCGTTGTGGTTGGTTTGACGCAGTGGCAATAAAACGTGCAGTTCAGTTAAACAGCATCACCGGTTTCTGCCTCACTAAACTAGACGTTTTAGACGGTTTAGAAACATTGAAAATCTGTACTGGCTACATGCAACAAGACGGTTCAATTCTTGACGTGCCACCGATGGCTGCTGACGGTTATGAACTTGTTGAACCTGTATACGAAGAAATGCCAGGTTGGAGCGAAGTAACATACGGAGCTACTACACTAGAGCAACTTCCAGACGCTGCAATTGCTTACATCAAGCGTATTGAAGAAATTACGGGCGTGCCAATTCATATCATATCAACTGGCCCAGATCGTAACGAAACAATAGTATTAGTTAACCCATACGACGTATAA
- the cgtA gene encoding Obg family GTPase CgtA, translated as MKFVDETRIKVEAGDGGSGCVSFRREKYVARGGPDGGDGGDGGHVYMIADENLNTLVDFRFVRFHKAERGENGRAKDQTGARGEDITLRVPVGTRVADDDTGEIIADLVMHGQRQMVAKAGFHGLGNTRFKSSVNRAPRQKTLGTPGEVRNLRLELMLLADVGLLGLPNAGKSTFIRAISAAKPKVANYPFTTLVPNLGVVSASPERSFVVADIPGLIEGASDGAGLGIRFLRHLERCRLMVHIVDLLPEDMSDPAENAKVIVSELKKYSEKLAAKTCWLVFNKTDLVLADEAEETIKRVVEAINWEGEVHTMSASSGVGTKDLVRAMMEQIESLPRPKIEMPVEDDGDVGFLWDEYHKDQIANHAVIEEGDDDWDDWESEDDGHVIYARD; from the coding sequence ATGAAATTTGTAGATGAAACCCGAATCAAAGTTGAAGCCGGTGATGGCGGCAGTGGCTGTGTAAGCTTCCGCCGTGAAAAATATGTTGCTCGTGGTGGCCCTGATGGTGGTGATGGCGGTGATGGTGGTCATGTATATATGATTGCTGATGAAAACTTAAATACGCTTGTCGATTTTCGTTTTGTTCGCTTCCATAAAGCCGAACGTGGTGAGAATGGTCGCGCTAAAGATCAAACAGGCGCTCGTGGCGAAGATATTACTTTACGTGTACCGGTTGGTACGCGTGTCGCAGATGATGATACTGGGGAAATTATTGCCGATCTTGTTATGCACGGGCAACGTCAAATGGTCGCGAAAGCTGGTTTCCATGGTCTTGGTAACACCCGTTTTAAAAGCAGTGTAAACCGTGCACCACGTCAAAAAACGTTAGGTACACCAGGTGAAGTGCGTAACTTACGCCTAGAACTGATGTTACTTGCTGACGTAGGTCTATTAGGTCTACCAAACGCAGGTAAATCTACTTTTATTCGCGCAATCTCTGCAGCGAAACCAAAAGTAGCGAACTACCCGTTTACCACATTAGTACCTAATCTAGGTGTAGTCAGTGCAAGCCCTGAACGTAGCTTCGTGGTTGCCGATATTCCTGGTCTTATTGAAGGCGCTTCTGATGGTGCTGGTCTAGGTATCCGTTTCTTACGTCACTTAGAACGTTGTCGTTTAATGGTTCACATTGTTGATCTATTACCTGAGGACATGAGCGATCCAGCAGAAAACGCAAAAGTTATTGTGAGTGAGCTGAAGAAATACAGTGAAAAACTAGCAGCAAAAACATGTTGGTTAGTATTTAACAAAACCGATCTGGTATTAGCAGACGAAGCTGAAGAAACAATTAAACGCGTTGTAGAAGCGATTAATTGGGAAGGTGAAGTACATACTATGTCTGCTTCAAGTGGTGTTGGTACTAAAGATCTTGTTCGCGCGATGATGGAGCAAATTGAATCACTGCCGCGTCCGAAGATTGAAATGCCAGTTGAAGATGACGGTGATGTCGGTTTCTTATGGGATGAATACCATAAAGATCAAATCGCTAATCACGCCGTTATCGAAGAAGGCGATGATGATTGGGATGACTGGGAATCCGAAGATGACGGTCACGTTATCTATGCTCGTGACTAA
- a CDS encoding NCS2 family permease produces the protein MNTASQSTSESTNTSAFATFLEKLFKLKAHNTTIKTEVMAGLTTFVTMAYILFVNPDIMSIAGMDYQAVFVATALSAAVGCIFMGLYANWPVGLAPGMGLNAFFTFAVVKGMNYTWEIALGAVFISSLVFVLMSVTRLRSWIIDSIPSSLRYAMTAGVGLFLGIIGLKAAGIITASPATLVTLGDFHDPKVILGAVSFLIIAILATRKVFGAVLIGIITVTVMGGVLGLVSLPDQLVSLPTGLSKTFMKMDVMGALDVSMVSVILAFLFVNMFDTAGTMIGVAEKSNMYNEDGKIENLNKALTADSVASVVGAVIGCPPVTTYIESNAGIAEGGRTGLTAVVVGLLFLASMFFAPIAQIVPGYATAGALIYVAFLMVGSLHKINWDEFTDYVPAAITAIMMPLTYSIADGIILGFLSFTIIKHGTGRSADVSLGMNVLAVVFIAKLAFI, from the coding sequence ATGAATACCGCAAGTCAGTCTACCTCTGAATCAACAAACACGTCAGCTTTTGCAACTTTTCTGGAAAAGTTGTTCAAGCTAAAAGCACATAACACCACGATTAAAACAGAAGTAATGGCAGGTTTAACGACTTTCGTTACCATGGCTTATATTCTATTTGTTAATCCTGATATCATGTCTATTGCAGGCATGGACTACCAAGCGGTATTCGTTGCAACAGCATTAAGTGCAGCAGTTGGCTGTATCTTCATGGGTCTTTATGCGAACTGGCCTGTGGGTCTAGCACCGGGCATGGGACTTAATGCATTTTTTACTTTCGCTGTAGTAAAGGGCATGAATTATACGTGGGAAATTGCATTAGGTGCGGTATTCATTTCAAGCCTCGTATTTGTATTGATGAGTGTGACGAGACTACGTAGCTGGATCATCGATAGCATTCCAAGCAGCTTGCGCTACGCAATGACCGCGGGTGTTGGTCTGTTTTTAGGTATCATTGGTTTAAAAGCGGCTGGTATTATCACTGCAAGCCCTGCAACGCTAGTGACACTGGGTGACTTTCATGATCCGAAAGTAATCTTAGGCGCTGTCAGTTTCCTTATTATTGCTATTTTAGCCACACGTAAAGTATTCGGTGCGGTATTAATTGGTATTATTACGGTTACTGTGATGGGTGGGGTTCTGGGATTAGTCTCCTTACCTGACCAGCTTGTATCACTACCAACTGGTTTATCAAAAACATTCATGAAAATGGATGTAATGGGTGCGTTAGACGTATCGATGGTCAGTGTTATTCTCGCCTTCCTATTTGTGAACATGTTTGATACTGCCGGCACTATGATTGGGGTGGCCGAAAAATCAAATATGTATAACGAAGATGGCAAAATTGAAAATTTAAACAAAGCCTTAACCGCTGACAGTGTGGCAAGTGTGGTTGGTGCGGTAATTGGTTGTCCACCGGTAACAACGTATATTGAAAGTAATGCCGGTATTGCCGAAGGTGGCCGTACTGGTTTAACTGCGGTTGTTGTTGGTCTGTTATTCTTAGCATCGATGTTCTTTGCGCCGATTGCCCAGATTGTACCTGGTTATGCGACTGCGGGTGCATTGATCTACGTTGCGTTCTTAATGGTTGGCAGTTTACATAAAATTAACTGGGATGAATTTACCGATTATGTACCAGCGGCAATCACCGCAATAATGATGCCGTTAACGTATTCAATCGCTGACGGTATTATCTTAGGCTTCTTATCATTCACTATTATTAAGCATGGTACAGGTCGTTCTGCCGATGTGTCTTTAGGGATGAATGTATTGGCTGTGGTATTCATTGCGAAACTCGCGTTTATCTAA
- a CDS encoding DUF2065 domain-containing protein, with protein sequence MGNELWLALAIVFIIEGIMPLLLPKQWQQMLSLITLQPADKVRKYAGCLVVTGVVLLFML encoded by the coding sequence ATGGGTAATGAATTGTGGTTGGCGTTAGCTATTGTATTTATCATTGAAGGTATTATGCCGCTGTTGCTGCCTAAGCAATGGCAACAAATGCTCTCGTTGATTACTCTGCAGCCCGCTGACAAGGTGCGTAAATATGCTGGTTGCTTGGTGGTGACTGGTGTCGTTTTATTGTTTATGTTGTAA
- a CDS encoding tRNA1(Val) (adenine(37)-N6)-methyltransferase, which produces MANKIDGFSFKQFHVSHADCAMKVGTDGILLGGWADVTTAFTAPLKVLDIGTGSGLISLMLAQRCQGNMQAIAIDIDEFACQQAKTNIDNSPWSSSIAVKHVALQAFTQACKDEYAKFDLIVSNPPYFVHGQNLADDARQIARHTGSLTHQELVDCALQLLTPNGRIALVLPYTSGCELVTYCQQLGDLKITCLNIKTTPKKPYKRMLMNIQRGDNDLVKQSLTIHDPDGRYSDNYKRITKDFYLKM; this is translated from the coding sequence GTGGCAAATAAAATTGACGGGTTTAGCTTTAAACAGTTTCATGTTTCACATGCCGATTGTGCGATGAAAGTGGGAACCGACGGAATTTTGCTCGGTGGTTGGGCTGATGTAACAACAGCGTTCACAGCACCATTAAAAGTACTGGATATTGGCACCGGTTCCGGGCTTATTAGCTTAATGCTAGCGCAACGTTGTCAGGGAAATATGCAGGCCATTGCGATTGATATTGACGAGTTTGCATGCCAGCAAGCAAAAACCAATATAGATAATTCACCATGGTCATCTTCGATAGCAGTTAAACATGTTGCTTTACAAGCGTTCACGCAAGCCTGCAAAGATGAATATGCTAAGTTTGACCTTATCGTCTCTAACCCACCTTATTTTGTTCATGGCCAAAATTTAGCTGATGACGCCCGTCAAATTGCAAGACACACGGGCAGTTTAACCCATCAAGAACTGGTTGATTGTGCGCTGCAACTGTTAACACCTAATGGCCGCATTGCCCTCGTACTGCCTTATACGTCGGGATGTGAACTTGTTACTTATTGCCAACAATTAGGTGATTTGAAAATAACTTGCTTAAACATAAAAACCACCCCTAAAAAACCTTACAAACGTATGTTGATGAATATCCAACGCGGTGATAATGACTTGGTAAAACAATCGCTTACTATTCATGACCCCGATGGTCGTTACTCTGATAACTATAAGCGGATCACCAAAGATTTTTATCTAAAAATGTAA
- a CDS encoding ArsR/SmtB family transcription factor, which produces MPKLESQCCPEPQCSAELPALDDQHIASLAHLFHLLGDEGRIRLVLACMAGPVPVSELSAVTGMSQSLTSHHLRHLREARILRSERQGKQILYRLDDHHIRHVVHDLACHVTEHE; this is translated from the coding sequence ATGCCAAAATTAGAATCTCAATGTTGCCCAGAACCACAATGTAGTGCTGAATTACCGGCATTAGATGATCAGCATATTGCTTCTCTTGCGCATCTTTTTCATTTGTTAGGCGATGAAGGCCGTATCCGCTTAGTGCTTGCCTGTATGGCTGGACCTGTTCCTGTCTCTGAGTTATCAGCGGTTACCGGTATGTCACAATCACTGACCAGCCATCATTTACGTCATTTACGTGAAGCGCGTATTTTACGTTCTGAACGTCAAGGTAAACAAATCCTCTATCGACTGGATGATCACCATATTCGTCATGTGGTACATGATCTGGCTTGTCACGTGACCGAGCATGAATAA